One Tenebrio molitor chromosome 2, icTenMoli1.1, whole genome shotgun sequence genomic region harbors:
- the cyr gene encoding uncharacterized protein cyr isoform X1, which produces MTLLRSCSIYFFVLISSTEPAFPPSLRYTLPVATNKITDADLTCDLRSFNATVTLQHPFKGLLFARDFSHECSALGSLSNSVAINLPTSGCGIRLSSRVNERGHKQMVYSVVLVAQQDRHLRQIADQEKYLECVVEEDAFSIESKSMLEVVKNELMERHGKNQRSGRMKKEDVDEDFGEEMDEALSASRAWMEITPEEDGPSGTLKVGEVAILSLKSTLPAGIGWKVVECVAHDGLGDSSQKLLDDDGCPVDELLLPTPQMGPVQPISLMRHQEAVSRFAAFKFPDRDRLHLSCYLELCRGSCAKVDCTDRNETLENRLGRTLSKGAQGEVLDRLKVFNSVEVLAPAIDDLRKSEKSQLSASGELWGFGVDRNVHSDSTSSILLCVKLYINILLCTVALFFVCPSTLPFLYVEIYLFVTSVWGLVMVILKSNLSKAVTRGNRLERLPVGTIIKRKVNGAPLRV; this is translated from the exons ATGACATTGCTCCGGTCATGTTCCATCTACTTCTTCGTCCTGATCTCTTCGACCGAACCGGCGTTTCCTCCCAGTTTGCGGTACACGCTTCCGGTCGCCACCAACAAAATCACAGACGCGGACTTGACCTGTGACCTGAGAAGTTTCAACGCCACCGTCACTCTTCAGCACCCCTTCAAGGGACTGCTCTTCGCCAGGGACTTCTCGCACGAGTGCAGCGCCCTCG gAAGCCTCTCCAATTCCGTCGCGATAAATCTACCGACTTCTGGCTGCGGGATCAGGTTGAGCTCGAGAGTGAACGAAAGGGGGCACAAGCAGATGGTCTACAGCGTGGTTCTCGTGGCGCAGCAAGACCGCCACTTGCGACAAATCGCAGATCAGGAGAAGTACTTGGAGTGTGTGGTCGAGGAAGACGCGTTTTCGATCGAGAGCAAGTCGATGCTCGAGGTGGTGAAGAACGAACTGATGGAGCGCCACGGGAAGAACCAGAGGAGCGGAAGGATGAAGAAGGAGGATGTGGACGAGGACTTTGGGGAGGAGATGGACGAGGCTCTGTCGGCCTCCAGGGCCTGGATGGAGATCACGCCAGAAGAAGACGGTCCCAGTGGGACCCTCAAAGTGGGAGAGGTCGCGATTTTGAGTCTGAAGTCGACGCTCCCGGCTGGGATTGGCTGGAAGGTGGTCGAGTGCGTCGCCCACGACGGTCTGGGCGACTCATCTCAGAAACTCCTAGACGACGATGGCTGCCCCGTCGACGAACTCCTTCTACCAACGCCGCAAATGGGCCCCGTTCAGCCCATATCCCTGATGAGACACCAAGAAGCGGTGTCCAGATTTGCCGCGTTCAAATTTCCCGACAGGGATCGCCTCCACCTGTCTTGTTACCTGGAGCTGTGCCGCGGATCTTGTGCGAAG GTGGACTGCACCGACAGGAACGAGACTCTGGAGAACCGCTTGGGACGGACCTTGTCGAAGGGGGCCCAAGGAGAGGTCCTCGACCGGTTGAAAGTGTTCAACAGCGTCGAGGTGCTAGCACCGGCTATTGACGACTTGAGGAAGAGCGAAAAGTCGCAGCTCAGTGCTAGTGGTGAGTTGTGGGGATTTGGAGTCGATAGGAATGTACATAGCGATTCTACTTCTTCGATTCTCTTGTGTGTAAAGTTGTACATAAATATACTGTTGTGCACGGTTGCTCTTTTCTTCGTCTGTCCTAGCACACTTCCTTTTCTTTATGTAGAGATTTATCTTTTTGTGACGAGCGTTTGGGGTCTAGTAATGGTGATATTAAAAAGCAATTTATCGAAGGCCGTGACAAGAGGGAATCGACTCGAACGGCTTCCtgttggtacaataattaaacgCAAAGTAAACGGCGCCCCTTTGAGGGTCTGA
- the cyr gene encoding uncharacterized protein cyr isoform X2, which yields MTLLRSCSIYFFVLISSTEPAFPPSLRYTLPVATNKITDADLTCDLRSFNATVTLQHPFKGLLFARDFSHECSALGSLSNSVAINLPTSGCGIRLSSRVNERGHKQMVYSVVLVAQQDRHLRQIADQEKYLECVVEEDAFSIESKSMLEVVKNELMERHGKNQRSGRMKKEDVDEDFGEEMDEALSASRAWMEITPEEDGPSGTLKVGEVAILSLKSTLPAGIGWKVVECVAHDGLGDSSQKLLDDDGCPVDELLLPTPQMGPVQPISLMRHQEAVSRFAAFKFPDRDRLHLSCYLELCRGSCAKVDCTDRNETLENRLGRTLSKGAQGEVLDRLKVFNSVEVLAPAIDDLRKSEKSQLSASVPSTFPFANLPGDRTFCVSPDKIAITFCILGVIFLCAVIVATCALLRSRKTGTEGPFYTRSLFSSSSGGSAYGSKLLLHESPCMGQSASRRMPYGRIL from the exons ATGACATTGCTCCGGTCATGTTCCATCTACTTCTTCGTCCTGATCTCTTCGACCGAACCGGCGTTTCCTCCCAGTTTGCGGTACACGCTTCCGGTCGCCACCAACAAAATCACAGACGCGGACTTGACCTGTGACCTGAGAAGTTTCAACGCCACCGTCACTCTTCAGCACCCCTTCAAGGGACTGCTCTTCGCCAGGGACTTCTCGCACGAGTGCAGCGCCCTCG gAAGCCTCTCCAATTCCGTCGCGATAAATCTACCGACTTCTGGCTGCGGGATCAGGTTGAGCTCGAGAGTGAACGAAAGGGGGCACAAGCAGATGGTCTACAGCGTGGTTCTCGTGGCGCAGCAAGACCGCCACTTGCGACAAATCGCAGATCAGGAGAAGTACTTGGAGTGTGTGGTCGAGGAAGACGCGTTTTCGATCGAGAGCAAGTCGATGCTCGAGGTGGTGAAGAACGAACTGATGGAGCGCCACGGGAAGAACCAGAGGAGCGGAAGGATGAAGAAGGAGGATGTGGACGAGGACTTTGGGGAGGAGATGGACGAGGCTCTGTCGGCCTCCAGGGCCTGGATGGAGATCACGCCAGAAGAAGACGGTCCCAGTGGGACCCTCAAAGTGGGAGAGGTCGCGATTTTGAGTCTGAAGTCGACGCTCCCGGCTGGGATTGGCTGGAAGGTGGTCGAGTGCGTCGCCCACGACGGTCTGGGCGACTCATCTCAGAAACTCCTAGACGACGATGGCTGCCCCGTCGACGAACTCCTTCTACCAACGCCGCAAATGGGCCCCGTTCAGCCCATATCCCTGATGAGACACCAAGAAGCGGTGTCCAGATTTGCCGCGTTCAAATTTCCCGACAGGGATCGCCTCCACCTGTCTTGTTACCTGGAGCTGTGCCGCGGATCTTGTGCGAAG GTGGACTGCACCGACAGGAACGAGACTCTGGAGAACCGCTTGGGACGGACCTTGTCGAAGGGGGCCCAAGGAGAGGTCCTCGACCGGTTGAAAGTGTTCAACAGCGTCGAGGTGCTAGCACCGGCTATTGACGACTTGAGGAAGAGCGAAAAGTCGCAGCTCAGTGCTAGTG TGCCTTCGACGTTCCCTTTTGCTAACCTTCCAGGCGACCGGACTTTCTGCGTCTCACCGGACAAAATCGCCATAACTTTTTGCATCTTAGGTGTCATATTCCTTTGCGCTGTTATCGTGGCAACTTGCGCCCTACTGAGAAGTCGAAAAACCGGGACCGAAGGACCTTTCTACACCAGAAGCTTGTTTTCGAGCAGCAGCGGTGGCTCTGCGTACGGCAGCAAATTGTTGTTGCACGAGAGTCCTTGCATGGGCCAGTCTGCTTCGAGGAGGATGCCCTACGGGCGAATATTGTAG